Proteins encoded within one genomic window of Anopheles gambiae chromosome 3, idAnoGambNW_F1_1, whole genome shotgun sequence:
- the LOC133393148 gene encoding uncharacterized protein LOC133393148 — MSDPYEEPMASMEEEYLNENGYDDDRISDEGSIHNEDTDGEENLEEEYLEGEFLEEASLEIDPESAKLRDSLRTWLIRIKVARSNSLLAILRKASSLSAFSSLTQDVRTLLKAPVNVSQQITKVPAGGEIWYQGVECCFQHYFRGVDVSEDEFELNLSVDGIPIYNRSAIQMWPILMQLHNMPNVPVMVVGIFCGTSKPSDVEPFLRPLVEELNRLHDNKMTLNGKKISVSVRVIIADSPARAFIKQVCYYNGVHGCLKCKCCGTSLKSPKKVIFEDTKAPPRTNKEFRDEKPSSTGHRRGNTPLTDLKRFDMIKGIATSDLLHLIQLGIVFKLLLGWVEGALAPFKKWCKEDIIEISEELISILLPSEIHRKFRSLNFLWISAKCKYTFGKVQNLVVFCITQV; from the exons ATGAGTGACCCCTATGAAGAGCCTATGGCGTCTATGGAAGAGGAGTATTTGAACGAAAACGGTTACGATGACGACCGTATCAGCGATGAAGGATCCATCCACAACGAAGATACCGACGGCGAAGAGAATTTGGAGGAAGAGTATTTGGAGGGAGAGTTTTTGGAGGAGGCGAGCCTGGAAATTGATCCAGAAAGCGCGAAGCTACGAGACTCTTTGCGAACTTGGTTGATTCGCATTAAAGTTGCTCGTAGCAATAGTTTGCTTGCAATACTGCGAAAAGCATCTTCTCTTTCTGCTTTTTCATCTCTTACGCAGGATGTTAGGACATTACTGAAAGCTCCGGTGAACGTCAGCCAGCAGATAACTAAGGTTCCAGCTGGAGGTGAAATTTGGTACCAAGgcgttgaatgttgttttcagcATTATTTCCG tGGCGTGGACGTATCAGAAGATGAATTTGAGCTGAATCTTTCAGTGGATGGAATACCCATTTATAACCGCAGCGCTATACAGATGTGGCCTATACTGATGCAGTTGCACAATATGCCGAATGTTCCTGTTATGGTGGTAGGGATATTTTGCGGCACTTCAAAACCATCCGATGTTGAGCCTTTCCTGAGACCTTTAGTGGAGGAACTTAATAGGCTACATGATAACAAAATGACTctgaatggcaaaaaaatatcTGTTTCGGTTAGAGTTATTATCGCTGACTCGCCTGCACGTGCATTTATTAAAc aGGTTTGCTACTACAACGGAGTACACGGGTGcttaaaatgtaaatgctgTGGAACTTCCCTAAAATCTccaaaaaaagttattttcgAGGATACAAAAGCACCACCAAGAACAAATAAGGAATTTCGAGATGAAAAACCCAGTTCTACAGGCCACCGGAGAGGTAACACACCTCTTACGGATTTAAAACGATTCGACATGATAAAAGGTATAGCTACTAGTGATTTACTACATTTAATACAATTAGGTATAGTTTTCAAACTTCTGCTAGGCTGGGTCGAAGGAGCTCTTGCTCCTTTTAAAAAATGGTGCAAAGAAGatattattgaaatatcaGAAGAGCTTATCAGCATATTATTGCCCTCAGAAATTCATAGAAAATTTAGGTCCCTTAATTTTCTATGGATTTCTGCAAAGTGCAAATACACTTTTGGAAAGGTACAGAATTTGGTAGTTTTTTGCATTACGCAGGTATAG
- the LOC1268741 gene encoding chromosome-associated kinesin KIF4 codes for MPGQESVKVAVRIRPMSQSEQARGCQTVVKQATPNFPHLLVGNGRTPWHPFAYNYVFPPSALQSQVYEEAISPMLHKLFAGYNATILSYGQRSSGKTFTMGTDFIGEMDSNVGVIPRAINEIFCLIADGTEAAVALVDTRITCSFIEVYQDQVYDLLTENAIDIERHPVNIREAAGGNIILEGLTEVPVNDKQCALDCLTRGSFGRASRNPAMNNVSTRSHAIFTLTMHHTAKDDPTMVTHSKFRMVDLAGSERSKKTKSSGSRFKEGVEINKCLLALGNVITALGSSVGSSKGHIPYRSSKLTRLLQDSLGGNSYTLMIACVSPTDYNLSDTYSTLRYASQVRTIKNKPIINQDPPQARIKQLKAIIHDMREEILSLKKDEDKKLGAPQHGNAGLTSSTSPSYKQLQEENRLLQLQLQAKMQELEANEIRVTSADRFLEDIEQLLKPQGKAGVPKDEMHSKLAALLAREKRSKKIEECWHKLQQLETEVADLFRPSVRIASEQAKFKEEDAKRIAGNLERIDINEPFELGRRLAATLAEWRNLTEGNTHDQAVMRRAEAACWVWQIDKVMFSTVKAMVPLFKLQNERAKKVKHIEQIKAQCARLQEGSAKHKKLRRQILQNETDLEYSNTQINDLKTNILATCSESLPKIIDDRLAKLPNGSKVFNRMLIKLVEASAFIIVA; via the coding sequence ATGCCTGGTCAAGAAAGTGTGAAGGTGGCGGTGCGCATCCGACCCATGTCCCAGTCTGAGCAAGCTCGCGGCTGCCAGACCGTGGTAAAGCAAGCAACCCCAAACTTCCCGCATCTGCTTGTGGGTAACGGGCGCACACCGTGGCACCCTTTCGCCTACAACTACGTCTTCCCGCCCAGCGCTTTGCAGTCCCAAGTGTACGAAGAGGCTATTTCACCAATGCTGCACAAGCTGTTCGCAGGCTACAACGCGACAATCCTTTCGTACGGACAGAGGAGCTCGGGCAAAACGTTCACAATGGGAACAGACTTTATTGGCGAGATGGATAGCAACGTGGGTGTGATACCGCGAGCAATCAACGAGATCTTTTGCCTTATTGCGGACGGCACGGAGGCGGCGGTTGCACTCGTCGACACGCGAATCACCTGCTCATTCATCGAGGTGTACCAAGACCAAGTGTACGATCTGCTCACGGAAAATGCGATCGATATCGAGCGGCATCCGGTCAATATACGGGAAGCGGCCGGCGGGAACATCATACTCGAGGGGCTGACCGAAGTGCCGGTGAACGACAAGCAGTGTGCATTAGACTGTTTGACGCGTGGTTCGTTCGGCCGAGCGTCGCGTAATCCCGCAATGAACAACGTGTCCACTCGCAGCCACGCGATCTTTACGCTCACGATGCACCACACTGCCAAGGACGATCCGACCATGGTGACACACTCCAAGTTCCGAATGGTGGATCTAGCCGGTTCGGAGCGCTCTAAAAAGACGAAATCGTCAGGCAGCAGGTTCAAGGAAGGAGTCGAAATTAACAAGTGTCTGCTGGCGCTCGGGAATGTGATCACGGCGCTGGGCAGCAGCGTCGGGTCGAGCAAGGGGCACATACCGTACCGCAGCTCGAAGCTGACCCGGTTGCTGCAAGACTCGCTGGGCGGAAACTCGTACACGCTTATGATTGCATGCGTCTCACCGACCGACTACAACCTGTCCGATACGTACAGCACGCTGCGTTATGCGAGCCAGGTGCGCACGATAAAGAATAAGCCGATTATCAACCAGGATCCGCCACAAGCCCGCATCAAGCAACTGAAAGCCATCATACATGACATGCGTGAGGAGATTCTGTCGCTGAAGAAGGACGAGGATAAGAAATTAGGGGCTCCGCAACATGGGAATGCTGGACTTACAAGTAGCACGTCCCCCAGCTATAAGCAACTGCAGGAAGAGAACCGTTTGCTACAGCTCCAGTTGCAGGCAAAGATGCAAGAACTGGAAGCAAACGAGATACGCGTAACATCGGCAGACAGGTTTCTAGAGGACATCGAGCAGTTGTTGAAGCCGCAGGGCAAGGCAGGTGTGCCGAAAGACGAAATGCATAGCAAGCTGGCTGCTCTGCTAGCACGTGAGAAGCGCTCGAAGAAGATTGAGGAGTGCTGGCACAAGTTGCAACAGCTCGAGACGGAGGTGGCCGATCTATTCCGGCCGAGTGTGAGAATAGCGAGTGAGCAAGCGAAGTTCAAAGAAGAGGACGCGAAGCGGATCGCCGGCAACCTAGAGCGCATCGACATAAATGAACCTTTTGAGCTGGGTAGGCGGCTGGCTGCGACACTGGCTGAATGGCGCAACCTAACCGAAGGTAACACTCACGACCAGGCGGTGATGCGTAGGGCTGAGGCAGCTTGCTGGGTATGGCAGATAGATAAAGTTATGTTCAGTACAGTCAAGGCAATGGTGCCGCTGTTCAAGCTGCAAAACGAGCGTGCCAAGAAGGTTAAACACATCGAACAGATTAAGGCGCAGTGTGCGAGGCTTCAGGAGGGGAGCGCCAAACACAAGAAGCTCCGTAGGCAGATTCTGCAAAACGAAACAGACCTTGAATATAGCAATACGCAGATCAACGACCTGAAAACGAATATATTGGCTACTTGCTCGGAAAGCCTGCCGAAGATAATCGATGACAGGCTGGCAAAGCTGCCGAATGGATCAAAAGTGTTTAATCGCATGCTGATAAAACTTGTAGAGGCATCCGCGTTCATAATTGTGGCATGA